One Vicugna pacos chromosome X, VicPac4, whole genome shotgun sequence DNA window includes the following coding sequences:
- the LOC116278245 gene encoding melanoma-associated antigen B10-like: MPRGQKSKLRAREKRRQAREEPTDPVDAPATAPTEESHSLPSPHFKDVPWSPPATGTPSSLQVSATTLAAAVSNIRFNEGANNQGEEMPNASQAQDTTEHWPQCPIDKKVAMLVYYLLYKYQVKEPITKADMLRNVIQMYKNHFCEILRKASEHLELVFGLDVKEVDPNRNTYVLVNKLEPSYDEKLSDDREIPKTGLLMTVLGVIFTKGNCATEEQVWEVLNMMGVYAGRKNFIYGEPRKLITEDLVQENYLEYRQVPESDPPRYEFLWGPRAHAETSKMKVLEFVAKINDTIPSAFPSLYEEALRDEEERARARAAAKARTAAMANVHSGAMTSSFSCPK; this comes from the coding sequence ATGCCTCGGGGCCAAAAGAGTAAGCTTCGTGCCCGCGAAAAACGCCGCCAGGCTCGAGAGGAGCCCactgacccagtggatgctcctGCCACTGCACCAACAGAAGAGTCCCATTCTTTGCCATCGCCTCATTTCAAAGATGTGCCCTGGAGCCCACCTGCCACTGGAACACCCAGCAGTCTTCAGGTGTCTGCCACCACTTTAGCTGCAGCTGTTTCAAACATAAGATTTAATGAAGGTGCCAACAATCAAGGCGAGGAAATGCCAAATGCCTCACAGGCCCAGGATACCACTGAGCACTGGCCCCAATGCCCTATAGATAAGAAGGTTGCTATGTTGGTGTACTACCTGCTGTACAAGTATCAAGTGAAAGAGCCCATTACCAAGGCAGATATGCTGAGAAATGTAATCCAGATGTACAAGAATCACTTCTGTGAGATCCTCAGGAAAGCCTCTGAGCATTTGGAGCTGGTCTTTGGCCTTGACGTGAAGGAAGTGGATCCCAACAGGAATACTTATGTCCTTGTCAACAAACTGGAACCAAGCTATGATGAGAAGCTGAGTGATGACAGAGAAATTCCCAAGACCGGTCTGCTGATGACTGTTCTGGGCGTGATCTTCACGAAGGGCAACTGCGCCACTGAGGAGCAAGTCTGGGAAGTGCTGAATATGATGGGTGTATATGCTGGGAGGAAGAACTTCATCTATGGGGAGCCGAGGAAGCTCATCACTGAAGATTTGGTGCAGGAAAATTACCTGGAGTACCGCCAGGTGCCCGAGAGTGATCCTCCCCGCTATGAGTTCCTGTGGGGTCCAAGAGCCCATGCTGAAACCAGCAAGATGAAAGTGCTGGAGTTTGTGGCCAAGATCAATGATACGATCCCCAGTGCCTTCCCATCCTTGTATGAAGAGGCTTTGAGAGATGAGGAAGAGAGAGCCCGAGCAAGAGCTGCAGCCAAGGCTCGTACCGCTGCCATGGCCAATGTGCACTCCGGGGCCATGACAAGCAGCTTTTCCTGCCCTAAGTGA